Proteins from a single region of Amblyomma americanum isolate KBUSLIRL-KWMA chromosome 10, ASM5285725v1, whole genome shotgun sequence:
- the LOC144107117 gene encoding galactose-3-O-sulfotransferase 3-like: MRLSRRMLKGYKTYLLGAFALFMVGVASFNVLSQRHPLWSPGSLPSRCQAKRNIVFLKMHKCAGSSVLNLLLRRAEGENLTLALPRNSANHLMGYPQTFSPQKHLLNYSQCGMRPNLMALHMRYNQTGIMEVMPSDAVYVTIMRRPTELFSSLFYYFNMNELYDADMSAFLRQPFFIQTIRNFRLHASMGFNQMTFDLGADGDEMLRGGGEKLDPRSAVSRFVESVDRGFHLVMIAERFTESLVLLRQLLCWDLDDVVVFKHNVRARHYPPPAPDVARILEEANGVDEALYSHFAAKLDRAVEAFGRGRMEAEVAALESRTAFWYRRCVGSVDLESRPGVYQYSPRKNVSRGESRMCQLLTMPEQTFVRRARERLFAICPQLVTPSVTKEEMTSPKVRGPR, from the exons TGTCTTATCCCAACGGCATCCCCTGTGGTCACCGGGATCCCTGCCCTCGAGATGCCAGGCCAAACGCAACATAGTCTTCCTGAAGATGCACAAATGCGCCGGCTCATCCGTCCTCAACCTGCTGCTTCGACGGGCCGAGGGCGAGAACCTCACCCTGGCCCTGCCCAGGAACTCGGCCAATCACCTGATGGGCTACCCGCAGACCTTCTCGCCGCAGAAGCACCTCCTCAACTACTCCCAGTGCGGGATGCGGCCAAACCTAATGGCGCTCCACATGCGCTACAACCAGACCGGAATCATGGAG GTGATGCCTTCCGACGCGGTGTACGTGACCATAATGCGGCGGCCCACGGAGCTGTTCTCCTCGCTCTTCTACTACTTCAACATGAACGAACTGTACGACGCTGACATGAGCGCCTTCCTCAGGCAGCCATTCTTCATCCAG ACCATTCGCAACTTCCGGCTGCACGCGTCCATGGGCTTCAACCAGATGACATTCGACCTGGGCGCCGACGGCGATGAGATGCTTAGAGGAGGAGGCGAAAAGCTGGATCCGCGCTCCGCGGTGTCCCGCTTCGTGGAATCCGTGGACCGCGGTTTCCACCTCGTGATGATCGCCGAGCGCTTCACCGAATCGCTGGTCCTGTTGCGCCAACTTCTCTGCTGggacctggacgacgtggtcgtCTTCAAGCACAACGTGCGGGCGCGGCACTATCCGCCCCCAGCGCCCGACGTCGCCAG GATCCTGGAGGAGGCGAACGGCGTGGACGAAGCACTGTACAGCCACTTCGCGGCCAAGCTGGACCGCGCCGTCGAGGCGTTCGGCCGCGGCCGCATGGAGGCCGAAGTGGCCGCGCTCGAGAGCCGCACCGCCTTCTGGTACCGGCGCTGCGTCGGCTCGGTAGACCTCGAGAGTCGCCCGGGCGTCTACCAGTACTCGCCGCGCAAGAACGTCTCGCGAGGCGAGAGCCGAATGTGCCAGCTCCTCACCATGCCCGAGCAGACGTTCGTCAGGCGGGCTCGCGAACGTCTATTCGCCATCTGCCCGCAGCTAGTGACGCCATCTGTTACGAAGGAGGAGATGACGTCACCGAAGGTTCGCGGACCGAGGTGA